The DNA segment TTGTCCACAAAACACCGAAGTGAGATGTCCACTTTTCACCGATGAAATTGTCCACTCCGTCGGGTCAGATCGGCGTATCCGGTGTCACCTCGAGTGGTTCGGAGGCTGACCGTCGGCCGAAGAGCCCAGCCTTTCTCTTTTCCCGAAGCCGGTAACTCTCGCCCTTGATATTCAGCGTCGTGGCATGATGCAGGAGCCGATCCAAGATCGCCGTGGCCAAGACTGGATCATTGAAGACCTCGCCCCAATCCGCGAAGCTCTTGTTGCTGGTCACAATCAAACTCCCACGTTCATAGCGGCGGACCAGCAGTCGGAAGAGCAGACTGGCCTCCT comes from the Candidatus Nitrospira nitrosa genome and includes:
- the istB gene encoding IS21-like element helper ATPase IstB, coding for AENVVLLGPPGVGKTHLAIALGIKTVEAGSSVLFLTLETLMSRLIRARQENRLERMLQQLTYPRLLILDELGYLPLSREEASLLFRLLVRRYERGSLIVTSNKSFADWGEVFNDPVLATAILDRLLHHATTLNIKGESYRLREKRKAGLFGRRSASEPLEVTPDTPI